A genomic stretch from Bradyrhizobium quebecense includes:
- a CDS encoding c-type cytochrome → MKRIVVVAAMLALSAGAVVADQNQVKQTQAQMKETGKNAGALGAIIKGEKPYDQATVDAALTKFEDTAKKLPTLFPESSKGLKTEGDYSAGPKIWEDKAGFEQHIASFAKSVADAKGKIKDVDTLKAELTVIGKQCGGCHETYRLKKG, encoded by the coding sequence ATGAAGCGGATTGTCGTCGTTGCAGCGATGCTTGCGTTGAGTGCGGGGGCGGTGGTGGCCGACCAGAATCAGGTCAAGCAGACCCAGGCCCAGATGAAGGAAACCGGCAAGAACGCCGGTGCACTCGGCGCCATCATCAAGGGCGAGAAGCCCTACGACCAGGCAACGGTCGACGCCGCGCTGACGAAGTTCGAGGACACCGCCAAGAAGCTGCCGACGCTGTTCCCTGAAAGCAGCAAGGGCCTCAAGACGGAAGGCGATTACTCCGCTGGGCCGAAGATCTGGGAAGACAAGGCCGGCTTCGAGCAGCACATCGCGAGCTTTGCCAAGTCCGTCGCTGACGCCAAGGGCAAGATCAAGGATGTCGACACGCTGAAGGCCGAGCTGACGGTGATCGGCAAGCAGTGCGGCGGCTGCCACGAGACCTATCGCCTCAAGAAGGGCTGA
- a CDS encoding c-type cytochrome produces the protein MLRRILLLAALAGLIGFGVFWWLTIPATVAASALPAYQPNLANGLTTFNAGGCSSCHAVPKQDDRTRLGGGLAIPSPFGTFYAPNISPDPNDGIGRWSEADFVTAVMKGTSPSGTHYFPAFPYTSYQHARLNDVRDLFAYLKTLPPVAGKVRDHDVPFPFNIRRNVGVWKFLFMDGKPFVADASRSAHWYRGAYLVNSFGHCAECHSPRNFLGGIISSQRFAGGPNPEGEGWVPNITPRGLSDWSVKDVAYFLDSGQTPDGDSAGGSMVRVIRNTSQLSPTDRDAIAEYIKSLPPVEGPPKPVKPEKKS, from the coding sequence ATGTTGCGACGAATTCTCCTCCTGGCCGCTTTGGCCGGCTTGATCGGCTTCGGTGTGTTCTGGTGGCTGACGATCCCCGCGACCGTTGCCGCGAGCGCGCTGCCCGCCTACCAGCCCAATCTGGCCAACGGGCTCACAACGTTCAATGCGGGAGGATGTTCCTCCTGCCATGCGGTGCCGAAGCAGGACGATCGCACCAGGCTCGGCGGCGGCCTCGCGATACCGTCGCCGTTCGGTACCTTCTATGCACCGAACATCTCGCCCGACCCGAACGACGGCATCGGCCGCTGGAGCGAGGCTGATTTCGTCACCGCGGTCATGAAGGGCACCTCGCCGTCGGGGACGCACTATTTTCCGGCGTTTCCCTACACATCCTATCAGCACGCCAGGCTCAATGACGTGCGCGACCTGTTCGCCTATCTGAAGACCTTGCCGCCGGTCGCCGGCAAGGTGCGCGACCACGATGTGCCGTTTCCCTTCAACATCAGGCGCAATGTCGGCGTCTGGAAATTCTTGTTCATGGACGGCAAGCCGTTCGTCGCGGATGCGAGCCGCTCGGCGCATTGGTATCGCGGCGCCTATCTCGTCAACAGCTTCGGCCATTGCGCCGAGTGTCACAGCCCGCGCAATTTTCTCGGCGGCATCATCAGCTCGCAGCGCTTCGCCGGTGGCCCTAATCCGGAAGGCGAAGGCTGGGTGCCCAACATCACGCCGAGGGGGCTCTCGGACTGGAGTGTGAAGGATGTCGCCTATTTCCTCGATAGCGGACAGACGCCGGACGGCGACAGCGCCGGCGGATCGATGGTGCGCGTGATCCGCAACACCTCGCAGCTCTCGCCGACCGATCGCGACGCGATCGCCGAATACATCAAGTCGCTGCCGCCGGTCGAGGGACCGCCGAAGCCGGTGAAGCCCGAGAAGAAGTCCTAG
- a CDS encoding Lrp/AsnC ligand binding domain-containing protein: MVPFFVQIKCKLGQSYTVANALAEAEIASEIYSTAGNYDLLVKFYVDHDTDIGHFINEKVQVIPGIQDTLTIITFKAFGAK, translated from the coding sequence ATGGTTCCTTTCTTCGTCCAGATCAAATGCAAGCTCGGCCAGTCCTACACCGTCGCCAACGCGCTGGCGGAAGCCGAGATTGCCTCCGAGATCTATTCCACCGCGGGCAATTACGATCTGCTGGTCAAGTTCTACGTCGACCACGACACCGACATCGGCCATTTCATCAACGAGAAGGTTCAGGTGATCCCGGGCATCCAGGACACCCTCACCATCATCACCTTCAAGGCGTTCGGCGCGAAGTAG
- a CDS encoding CHRD domain-containing protein, whose protein sequence is MPNKTLLATLTLGAAIALAGPAFAEKLQAKLDGKSEVPATTSAGSGTADIDYDAATKKLSWKLTYSGLSGPATAAHFHGPAEAGKNSGVAVAIPNATSSPVEGSATLTDAQAADLLAGKYYVNVHTAANPGGEIRGQVTK, encoded by the coding sequence ATGCCAAACAAGACCTTGCTTGCCACACTGACATTGGGCGCCGCAATCGCGCTCGCCGGTCCGGCCTTTGCCGAGAAGCTGCAGGCCAAATTGGACGGCAAGTCCGAAGTGCCTGCGACCACCAGCGCCGGCTCCGGCACTGCCGACATCGACTACGACGCAGCCACCAAGAAGCTCAGCTGGAAGCTGACCTATTCCGGCCTGTCGGGTCCGGCCACCGCCGCGCATTTCCACGGCCCCGCCGAAGCCGGCAAGAATTCCGGTGTCGCTGTTGCCATCCCGAACGCGACGTCGAGCCCGGTCGAGGGCAGCGCAACGTTGACCGACGCGCAGGCCGCCGACCTCCTCGCCGGCAAGTACTATGTCAACGTCCACACCGCGGCCAACCCGGGCGGCGAGATTCGCGGCCAGGTCACGAAGTAA